The following are encoded in a window of Pectinophora gossypiella chromosome 8, ilPecGoss1.1, whole genome shotgun sequence genomic DNA:
- the LOC126369251 gene encoding uncharacterized protein LOC126369251, with the protein MGKRKHKDKKSHRSKKRRREKRYYLSDSSSSSSEDEYYDAEQYRYPEINNTPDYEDIVSIPGSEKSIEASAKNDDNIGEKNLSVAPSADVTYNEGTTLDNNLPSTSAEAPALPTEILEALGDPKGKEEVLGPKIQEEIASRWGRVLVDGLSKDRKQEILASSLIPDNFRLAKAPLLNPEVIPALSDSSKNRDKIVERLQNQLGLGISKLTYLATDVIEGNVEKLDILKKISEASQILLDLYNEQTKARRRMVITSLDKKFVGMIADAKRDTYLFGANLGEKIKASKTAEMSGLQIKRKDTSNTRTHPQQGNWRGPPRAQAQRGYRQGGQRNRYPTQSNRRPPQSASAVDRQPRGPAKQTPKSTKT; encoded by the exons atgGGAAAAAGGaaacacaaagataaaaaatcacATCGATCGAAGAAAAGAAGGCGTGAAAAAAGATATTATTTATCGGATTCGTCGTCATCGTCAAGTGAAG aTGAATACTACGATGCCGAGCAGTATAGATACCCGGAGATAAATAATACGCCTGATTATGAAGACATAGTGTCCATACCGGGTTCGGAAAAATCTATCGAAGCCAGTGCAAAGAATGATGATAACATAGGAGAAAAAAATCTTTCTGTGGCTCCTAGTGCTGATGTTACATATAATGAGGGTACAACGTTGGACAATAATTTGCCCAGTACGAGCGCGGAGGCGCCAGCCTTACCGACAGAAATCCTGGAAGCCCTGGGCGACCCAAAAGGAAAGGAGGAAGTCCTAGGTCCAAAAATACAGGAGGAGATTGCCAGTCGATGGGGACGCGTGCTCGTAGATGGTCTAAGCAAGGATCGAAAACAAGAGATTTTGGCCAGCTCGTTAATACCTGATAATTTTCGTTTAGCAAAAGCTCCTCTGTTAAACCCGGAAGTTATTCCAGCGCTAAGTGACTCTTCCAAAAATCGAGACAAGATAGTAGAAAGATTACAAAACCAACTCGGCTTGGGTATATCAAAGCTAACATACTTAGCTACAGATGTTATTGAAGGCAATGTCGAAAAgctagacattttaaaaaaaatctcggAAGCCAGCCAGATTCTTTTAGACTTGTATAACGAACAAACTAAAGCAAGACGAAGAATGGTGATAACATCACTTGATAAAAAGTTTGTAGGTATGATCGCAGACGCTAAACGAGACACATACCTATTTGGAGCGAATCTCGGAGAAAAAATTAAGGCGTCAAAAACGGCTGAAATGTCGGGCttgcaaataaaaagaaaggatACGTCAAACACTCGTACACATCCTCAACAGGGAAACTGGAGGGGCCCACCCCGGGCACAAGCTCAGCGTGGCTACCGACAGGGGGGGCAGAGAAACCGCTACCCGACGCAGTCAAACCGCCGCCCTCCACAATCGGCATCAGCAGTAGACCGCCAACCGCGGGGGCCAGCGAAGCAGACTCCCAAGTCAACCAAGACTTAA